From the genome of Pseudonocardia sp. EC080619-01:
CGGGATGGCGGGGCGGCTCCCCGGCGTTGAGTCCGGCGTGGAGCAGCGGACGGACGTGGTCGTGATCGGCGCCGGGCAGGCGGGGCTGTCCGCGGCGGCCGGGCTGCGGCGCGGCGGGCTGGAGCCCGGCCCCGGGTTCGTCGTGCTCGACGGCGAGGACGGCCCCGGCGGCGCGTGGCGGCACCGCTGGCCGACGCTGCGGATGCGCACGGTCAACGGGATCCACGACGTCGCCGGCGTCCGGTCCGGGTTCGACGACCCGGGTGCCGATCCCGACCGGCCCGCCCGGGAGGCGGTCCCCGGCTACTTCGCCGCGATCGAGCGGGCCTGGGACCTGCAGGTGGTGCGCCCGGTCCGGGTGCACGCGGTGCGCGACGCGGACGACGTGGCCGGCCGGGACGGGGAGCTCACCGTCGGGACCGACGCCGGCACCTGGACGGCCCCGCACCTGATCAACGCGACCGGCACCTGGACGCGGCCGTTCGTGCCGTCCTACCCGGGCGCCGGGACGTTCCGCGGGACCGCCCTGCACGCCCGCGACCACACCGGCCCGGAGGCGATGGCCGGGAAGCGGGTCGTCGTGGTGGGCGGCGGGATCACCGCGGTGCAGCTGCTCCTGGAGATCGCCCCGTACGCGGCGTCGACGACCTGGGTGACGCGGCGCGAGCCGGTCTGGCACGAGGGGCCGTTCGACGCCGGGCACGGCCGCGCCGCCGTCGCGCTCGTGGAGGAGCGGGTGCGGGCCGGGCTGCCGCCCCGCAGCGTCGTCGGCGTCACCGGGCTGGGCCTGACGCCGGAGGTCCGGGCCGGGATCGCGAGCGGCGTGCTGCGCAGGCGGCCGATGTTCGCCCGCATCACCCCCGACGGCGTGACCTGGGACGACGGCACCCACGAGGCCGCCGACGTCCTGCTGTGGGCGACCGGGTGGCGGCCCGCGACCGGGCACCTCGCGCTGCTGCGGCTCCGGTCGCCGGGTGGCGGGATCCGGCTGGGTGAGCCGCTGGACACGACCGTCGTCGCCGACCCGCGGGTGCACCTGGTCGGCTACGGGCCGTCGGCGAGCACGATCGGCGCGGACCGGGCGGGCCGGGCCGCCGCCCGCGCGGTGCTGGCCGGGCTGCGCGACCGGGACAGCGCGGCCGCCTGAGCCGTCACTCCCGCCGTTCCCGGCTGAGCAGCCGGTACTCGCGCAGCACCAGCACGATGATCGCGACGTCGAGCGCGGCGAGGAACGGCAGCAGCAGCGACCCGGTGTGCCAGGCGTGCACCAGCTCGTAGACCACGAACAGCGACAGCACGACGATCGCGGGCGGGTACGCCGGCTGCCACTTGCGCAGCAGCGCCCCCACCAGCGCCAGCTTGATCGCCCCGTGCAGGGCGAGGTAGACGACGGCGAAGGTGCGGTCGCCGCCGGCGAACGCGTCGGTCCCGGCGACGAGGTGCCGCGCCAGGGTGCCGTCCGGCGGCCCGACGAGGTCGCGGGCGAGGATCCGCGCCACCACGTGGTGCAGCCAGTCCCCGGACACCAGCAGCAGCGCGACCGCGGCCAGCAGCTCGGCCGCGCCGTCGACACCCTTGACCACCAGGGCGATCCGGAACAGCCGCTCGGTCCACCGGGCCTGCTCGGCCGCCGGTCGTGTCATGGCGCGACCCTAGACCGGCCCGGTCGCGTTGCAGAACGCAACCGACCGTCGTGATCTCGTGAGCGAGTGACCCGCCCCGGAGCGCTCCGGGGCGGGTGGTGCCGGTCAGTCGGTGCGGACCTCGGCGCCGTCCTGGCTCCAGCGGGTGTGGAACTTGCCGTCGGCGTCGATGCGCTCGTAGGTGTGCGCGCCGAAGTAGTCGCGCAGGCCCTGGATCAGGTTCGCCGGGCCCCGCTCGCGGCGGTAGCCGTCGTAGTAGGACAGGCTGGAGGAGAACGCGGGGATCGCGACGCCGTTCTCGGTCGCGGTCACCACGACCCGCCGCCACGCGTCCTGCGCCGCGCCGACGGCCTCGGTGAAGTACGGGACCATCAGCAGGTTGTCGAGGTCCGGGTGGGTCTCGTAGGCCTCGGTGATCCGGTTGAGGAACTGCGCGCGGATGATGCAGCCGCCGCGCCAGATCCGGGCCATCGCACCCAGGTCGAGGTCCCAGCCGTTCGCCTGCGACGCGGCCCGCATCTGCGCGAAGCCCTGCGCGTAGGCGACCACCTTCGACGCGTAGAGCGCCTGGCGGACGTCCTCGACCAGCTGGTCGACGTTCGCGGTGCGCTGCTGCGCCGGCCCGGCCAGCGTCGTCGACGCGGCCTTCCGCTCGTCACGCAGCGCCGACAGCGTCCGGGCGAACACGGCCTCGGTGATGCCGGTCAGCGGGACGCCGAGGTCGAGCGCGTCGATCGCCGTCCACCGGCCGGTGCCCTTCTGCTCGGCCTGGTCGGTGATGACGTCGACCAGCGGCGTGCCGGTCTTCTCGTCGGTCTTCGCGAGCACGATGCCGGTGATCTCGATGAGGAACGACTCGAGGTCACCGGTGTTCCACTGCTCGACGATCTTGCCGATCTCCGGCGCCGAGAGCCCGCCGACGTGACTGAGCAGGTCGTAGGCCTCGGCGATGAGCTGGATGTCGGCGTACTCGATGCCGTTGTGCACCATCTTGACGTAGTGCCCGGCCCCGCCCGGCCCGACGTGCGTGCAGCACGGGGTGCCGTCGACCTCGGCGGCGATCGCGGTGAGGATCTCGGAGACCTCGCCGTAGGCCTCCACCGGCCCGCCGGGCATGATGCTCGGCCCGTTGAGGGCGCCCTCCTCGCCGCCGGAGACGCCGATCCCCATGAACCGCAGCCCGCGCTCGGCGCAGTAGGCGGCGCGGCGGTCGGTGTCGGGGAAGTGCGAGTTGCCGGCGTCGATGATGATGTCGCCGGAGTCGAGCAGCGGCGCGAGCTCGTCGATGACGGCGTCCACCGGCTTGCCGGCCTTCACCATGACGACGATCTTGCGCGGCGTCTCCAGCGCGTCGACGAACTCCTGCAGCGACTCGGCACCGGTGAAGGAGCCCTCGTGGCCGTAGTCCTTCATGAACTCGGTGGTCTTCGACGTGGTGCGGTTGTGCACCGCCACCCCGAACCCGCGGCGGGCCATGTTGCGGGCGAGGTTCGCCCCCATCACCGCCAGCCCGGTGACCCCGATCCGGCTCTTCTCCGCCATCGAACTCCTCCGTCTCGCTCTGCCGTGTGCGTGCGTCGCGCGCGATACCCCCGCGCGAGCCGCGGACCGGGCACCATCCTGGCCCTTCCGGCGTCCGCCGCGCGCGGTGCGTCCGCTGTCCCCTTGGTCACGGCGGTCATCGGCCGCGGAGGAACTCCAGCAGGAGCCGGCCCGCCTCCTCCGGTGCCTCCTGCGGGATCCAGTGCCCGGCGCCCTCGACGAGCGCGAACCGGAAGTCCTCGACGAACTCCGACGAGCGCCGCATCTGCCCCTCGGTCAGCGCCATGTCGCCGTCGCTCCACACCCCGAGGACCGGGACCCGGACCGGTGGCACCTGCGGGATCTCGGTGGCCACGAACGTCGCCGGGTCCACGTTGGCGCGGTACCACTCCAGCGACGCGGTCAGCGCACCCGGCCGGGACAGGTCGGCGATCTGCTGCGCGGGCAGCGGGTGCCCCTCCGGGAACGACGCCTGGGCCCAGGCCCGGAGGAACTGCCAGTCGTGCGCGGGCAGCACCTCCTCGGCGACGCCCGGGAACTGGAACCACAGCATGTACCAGGACATCGCCTTCTGCCCGAACCCGGCCGTCGCGAACGCGGCGGGGTGCCCGACGGAGAACGCGGCGTAGCGGGTCACCCGGTCCGAGGCGAGCGTCAGCGTCCACCCCAGCACCGCGCCCCAGTCGTGCCCGGCGAGGGCGAAGCGGTCGATCCCGAGCGCGTCGGCGACGCCGAGGACGTCCGCCCGGAGCGCCTTCATCCGGTAGTGCTCGGTCCCCTCCGGCCGGTCCGACTCGCCGAACCCGCGCAGGTCGGGCACGACGACCCGGTAGCCGGCCGCCGCGAGGACCTCGGCCTGGGGCTCCCACAGCGTCGCCCGGTCCGGCCAGCCGTGCAGCAGGACGACGACCTCGCCCGGCCCACCGGTGTCGTGCACCGACAGGGTGGTCTCGGGCCGGGTCGTGCCGGGGACGGTGATCCGCTGCGGTGCGGGGAGGGCCATGCGTCGCTCCTGGTGGATGTCCGGGACCTGTCCCCCGCACGCTAGGCGGTGATCGCCGGCGCGGGGCACCGCGGCCGGATCCCGGTTCGTGGGACCGCCCCGGCGCGGGGTGCCGGGCCGATCGAGAATGGGCCCATGGCCCGCAGCGACGCGATCGGACCGCCGGGTGCGGGCGGACAGGCCGACGACAGCGGCGCGGAGGGCGGGCGCAGCGGGCTGGTCGGCACGATCGGGCTGGTCGGCGGCGTCGTCGGCGGTCTGATCGGCGGCGGGAGCGGGGTGCTGTTCGTCCCGGCGCTCGACCGGTTCACCCGGATGTCGCGGGCCCGGATCCACGGCACGTCGACGATCGCCAACATCGGCGTGTGCGTCGCGGGGGCCGCCGCCTACGCGGCCGGTGGCGGGGTGCTGGACCTGCGGGCCGGCGTCGGACTGATCATCGGCGGCACGGTCGGCGGGCTGGTCGGGCCGGCGCTGCTGGCGCGGGCGTCGGAGACCCTGCTGCGCGTCCTGCTGATCGGGATCCTCCTGCTCACGGCCGTGAAGCTCACCGTCGACGCGCTCGCGCTCCCCCTGTTCGACGGTGCGCTCGTGCCGCAGGAGCTGATCGACGACCCGTGGTTCCTGTACCCGGTGACGACGGCCGTCGGGCTGGTCATCGGCGCGTGGGCCGGGGCGATGGGGCTCGGCGGCGGGCTGCTCGCGGTGCCCGCGATGGTGCTGCTGTTCGGGACCGACCTGCACGTCGCCGCGGGGACGTCGCTCCTGATGTTCATCCCGAACTCGATCGTCGGCACGGTCGTGCACCTGCGCCAGGGGACGGCGTCGGGCCGGTGGGGGCGGCTGCTCGCGGTGACGGCGGCCCCGGGGACGGTCGCCGGGGCGGCGCTGGGGCTGTCGCTCGACGCCGTCGTGCTCGGGCTGGTGTTCGGGACGTTCGCGACGGCGATGGCGGTCCGGGAGATCGTCCAGCTGCTGCGCACACGTGCGTGAGGGGGCGCGGAGGCGCTACCATGAAGGGTGCGACCTGACGAAGACATCGTAGCTCCGCGCTTTCAGCATACCACGGATGGGAAGAGTGTGAACAGAGCCCTCGCCGACCAGGAACTGACCGCGGAGACCGGGCAGGTCCGCGCACTGCACGCACTGCTCGCCACCGAGCTCGCGGAGGCGACGGCCCGCGCACGCGGCGGCGAGGCCGCACCGACCGGTGAGGAGCTCAGCGCCCGCTGGGAGCGGGACGTCTCGGTGCACCGCTGGTCGGAGCGGGTCACGGCGCTCAAGGCCGCCCGGGCGGGGCTGTGCTTCGGGCGCCTCGACCACACCGGCGGGGAGGCGACCTACGTCGGCCGGATCGGGCTCACCGACCCGGCCGACGGGGAGAGCGCGCTGGTCGACTGGCGGGCGCCGGCGGCCCGGCCGTTCTACTGCGCCACCCCCGTCACCCCGCTCGGGGTGACCCGGCGGCGGCACTTCCGCATCGCCGGTACCGCCCCCGACGAGCGCGTCGCGTCGTACAACGACGACGTCCTGGACCGCTCGGCCCTGGCCGGGACCGACGCCCGGTCGGCGTCGGACCCGGCGCTGCTCGCCGCACTGAACGCGCCCCGCGGATCGCAGATGCGCGATATCGTGACGACCATCCAGGCCGAGCAGGACGAGATCATCCGGCTCCCGCTGGCGGGCACCGCGGTGATCGAGGGCGGCCCGGGCACCGGCAAGACCGCCGTCGCGCTGCACCGGGTCGCCTACCTGCTCTACGCGCACCGCGACCGGCTGGCCCGCAGCGGTGTGCTCGTCGTCGGGCCGAGCGCCGGGTTCGTGCACTACGTCGGCGGGGTGCTCCCGGCGCTGGGTGAGTCGGCCGTGGTGTTCACGACGCCCGGCCAGCTGCGGCACGGCGTCGTCGCGGGCGCCCTCGACCCGCCGGAGGTCGCGCGCACCAAGGGCGACCTCGCGATGGTGGACGTGCTGCGCCGCGCGGTCGCCGACCGGCAGGAGCTGCCGGGCGGCCGGATCGCGATCGAGCTCGACGACGTCACCGTCGAGATCGACGACGCCATGGTCGCGGAGGCCCGGCGGCGGGCACGGGCCACCGGGTCGGCCCACAACGTCGCCCGCGTGACGTTCCGCGACGCGCTCGGCGGTCTGCTCGTGGACCAGGGCCTGGAGGCGCTCGGCGCGAGCCTGGAGGACCCGCCCGAGGTCGCCGAGCTCCTCGCCGGGCTCGGCGACCTGCCGGAGATCGAGCCGGCCGGCGCGGCGGAGGTGTCGGCGGAGATGCGGCAGGGGCTGCGCGCGAACCTGCGCTCGGAGCCCGGCTTCCACGCGGCCGTCGAGCAGCTCTGGCCGGTGCTGACACCGGAGCGGGCGCTCGCCGACCTCTACGCGTCGCGGCGGCGCCTCGCGGCGGCGGCCGGCGGGACCGACCTCACCGGCCTGCACCGCGCCGCGGGCGCACCGTGGACGGTGGCCGACGCACCGCTGCTCGACGAGCTCGCCGAGCTGCTCGGGGACCCGCCCGGTGCGGCGGCCACCGCCGAGGAGCCGGACGGGCGCTACGCGGCCGACGTCCTGTCCATCCTGGAGTCCGCCGACCGCGACCTCGCCGGTGAGGACGCCGACGAGCTGCGCCCGACCGACTTCGTGACCTCCGACGTCCTGGCCGGACGGCACGTGGCCGGGATCGGTGGGACGGTCGCCGAGCGGGCCGCGGCCGACCGGGACTGGCGGTTCGGGCACCTCGTCGTCGACGAGGCGCAGGAACTGTCCGCGATGGACTGGCACGTCCTGCTGCGCCGGTGCCCGTCGCGCTCGATCACCGCGGTCGGCGACCTCGCCCAGCGCAGCGCACCCGCCGGGGCCCGCAGCTGGACCGACGTGCTCGCCCCGCACCTCGACGACCGGTGGACGCACCGCACGCTCACGGTGAACTACCGGACCCCCACCGAGATCATGGACCCGGCGGCCGAGGTCCTGGCGTCGTTCGCGCCCGGGCACCGGCCACCGGACTCGGTGCGGGAGACCGGCGAGCACCCGTGGGACCGCACGGTCCCCGCGGCCGGCCTCGCCGACGCGGTGCGGGAGGCGGTCGAGGCCGAGGCGGCCCGGCTCGACGACGGGACCGTCGCGGTGATCGCCGCCGACACCACCGGTCTCGACGATCTCCCGGCGCAGGTGCACACACCGGTGTCGGCGAAGGGCCTGGAGTTCGACGCCGTCGTGATCGTCGATCCGGAGCGCGTCCGGGCCGGGAACCCGGCCGATCTCTACGTGTCGATGACCCGGGCGACCCGGCGGCTCGGGCTGCTGCGCCCGGCGGACTGAGCGGCCCGGGCCGGGCGGCGGAGGATCAGAACGCGGGCCAGGGGATCGCCGGCCCGAACCCGTCCGGCCCGGGGAAGTGCGGCTCGGCGAGGAGGTGGTCGATGCGGGAGCGCAGCGCGGCCACCTCCCGCCGGGTGACGTGCTCCCCCAGCGTGTCGGCGAAGTCCCCGGCGAGACGGGATCGCAGCTCCTTGAGCTGCGCGGTGCGCTCCTCGCCGATGCCGTCGCCGATCCAGCCCCACAGCACCGTCCGCAGCTTGGGCTCGGTGTGCAGGGTGAGACCGTGGTCGACGCCGTAGACGCCGCCGTCACCGGCGACGATGACGTGCCCGCCCTTGCGGTCGGCGTTGTTCACGACGACGTCGAACACCGCCATCGCGCGCAGCTGCGGGTGGTCGGCGTGCACGAGGACGACCGGGTCACCGGCGCCGTCACGGGCACGCAGCACCGGCAGCCAGCCGCCCGGCACGTCGCCGGGCTCGCACAGCTCCACCAGCGACTCCGACGCCAGGTGGAGGGTCTGCTCGTCGAGCTCCCCGTCGAGCTCGTCGCCCTCCGAGCCCGGGTCGGTCAGCGCGCTCTCGTCGCCGGACGACACCCAGGCCTGCACCATTCCCGGCCCGAACGGGGCCTCCTCCCGGAGCACCGTCGGCGGCACGACGTTCAGCCCGGAGACCTCGGACACCAGGTAGGCGCCGACCTCGCGCCCGGCGAGCGTGCCGTCCGGGAAGTCCCAGAGCGGGCGCTCCCCGCGGACCGGCTTGTAGACGCAGCGCAGCTCGGTCCCGTCGAGCGTGACGGTGCCGAAGAGGGTGGCGTTGGACGCGTCGACCATCCGTCCGGTGACCTCGAGCCGCCCCCGGTCGAGGATCTCGAGCACGGCCGGGTCGCGGAGTCCGGGAGCCGGGCTCACTCGACCCTGCTCACTCGGAGGACCCGGCCACGGGGTTGCGGTCGTGGTAGCCGTTCAGCCGGACGCAGACGTGGCCCTCGGGGTCGAGCGGCTCGGCACACAGCGGGCACGGCGCGCGACCCGCGCCGACGACCTTCTCGGCCCGGTCGGCGAACGCCTTCGCCGCGTTCGGTGAGAGGAACACGCGCAACGCGTCCGGCCCCTCCTCGGTGTCGTCGAGGACGACCGACTCGTCGATCTCCTCCTCCGACACCGCGAGGAGCTCGACGACGATCGAGCTGGAGTCCGCGTCCCACCCCAGGCCCATCGTGCCGACCCGGAACTCCTCCTCGAGCGGGACGTTCAACGGGTCGTTGTCGGAGCCCGGCGTCTCGTCGCCCTCGGGGAGGTTCTCCTCGCCGAAGCGCTTGGACACCTCGCCGAGCAGCGCGGTGATCCGCTCCGCCAGCACCGAGACCTGCTGTTTCTCGAGCAGCACGCTGATCGTGCGCGAGCTCTCGATCGCCTGCAGGTAGAAAGCGCGGTCGCCGGGTTCACCGACGGTGCCGGCCACGAAGCGGTCCGGGCGGCGGAAGACGTGGATGACGCGTGCCATGACCCTTCCCAGGGTAGGCGAGACGGGAACCGGGGGCATCCCCACCGTCGGCCGACAGCGCTGTCACCAGGAACGATGGGAGAAGGATCACCTTACCTCACGCGTTGGTCGCGCCTCCGACCACCGCGTCCGACGACGGCTTCTCCTCCGCCGGCCTGGGGATCAGGCTCGCCACGTCGCCGGACTGCTCGTTCATCCGCGCGACGAACGGGCGCAGCTGGGTGTAGGCGACGACGCTCACCGAGCAGGTGTCGACGACGATCCGCTGGAAGTTGTCGAGGTGGCAGGCGAGCGCGTCGGCCAGTACCGCCTTGATGACGTCGCCGTGGCTGCACGCGAGCACGATGGCGTCGTCGCCGTGCTCGGCGCGCACCCGCGCGACGTGCCTGCGGACGCCCGCGACCGCCCGGGCCTGCATGCCGGCGAGCGACTCGCCGTCCGGGAACACCGCCGCCGACGGGTGGGCCTGGACGACCTTCCACAGGTCCTCCGAGGTCAGCTCGGAGATCTTCCGGCCGGTCCACGAGCCGTAGTCGACCTCGGCCAGGTCGTCCTCGACGACGGGCTCCAGCCCGCGGGCGGCCGCCAGCGGCGCCACGGTCTCCCGGCAGCGGGTCAGCGGCGAGGTGACCACGGAGGCGATCGGCAGGTCGGCGAGCCGGTCGACGACCTTCGCGGCCTGCTCGCGGCCACGGTCGTCGAGCTCGACCCCGGGGGTGCGCCCGGCCAGCACCCCGGCGGTGTTCGCCGTGGAGCGCCCGTGCCGCAGCAGGATCAAGGTCGTCACGCGGGCGAGGCTACGTGACGTGCGCGGACCGGGGCGGGAGCCCCGGGCCCGCTCAGGTCGCGGAGACCGCCCCGATCGCCAGCGCCGCCAGCAGGGCGACACCCAGCGCGATCCGGTACGCCACGAAGACGTAGACGGTGTTGTTCTGCACGAACCGCAGCAGCCACGCGATGACCGCGTAGCCGACGACGAAGGCGATCACGACGGCGACGACCATCTGGGCCGCCGACGGTCCGTCGCCCGCGAACACGTCGGGCAGCGTGAACAGGCCCGCACCGAACACCGACGGGATCGCCAGCAGGAACGAGTACCGGACGACCGCCGGCCGGGTCAGGCCGAGCGCCAGTCCCGCGGTGATCGTGCCCCCGGACCGGGAGACCCCCGGGACCAGCGCCATGGCCTGCGCGAACCCGAGCACGATGCCGTCCCGCCAGGTGATCTTCTCGATCGGTTTGCGCTGCTTCCCGAACCGTTCGGCCAGGCCGAGCAGGATCCCGAAGACGACCAGCATCGTCGCGACCAGCCACAGGTTCCGTGCCACGGTCTCGACCTGGTCCTTGAGCAGCACGCCCAGGACGGCGATCGGGATCGAGCCGACGATCACCAGCCAGGCCAGCCGGTAGTCGTCGGTCTGGCGGACCTCGGCGTCGCGGAACCCGCGGAGCCAGGTGACGAACAGCCGCCACAGGTCCTTCGCGAAGTACACGATCACCGCGGCCTCGGTCCCCAGCTGGGTCACCGCGGTGAAGGCGGCCCCGGGATCGCTGTTGAAGAACACCTCGGACGTGATCCGGAGGTGCCCGGACGACGACACGGGCAGGAACTCGGTGAGTCCCTGGATGAGGCCGAGGACGATCACCTCGAGCCAGCTCATCGGCGCCCCCGGACGAGGGGCACCGGCTGCAGTGCGGCCTGATCGGTCACGGGCCGTCACCGTACGCGTGGAGACGGGGGTCACTACGCGCGCCCTCGACGGTGGCGGGGGTGAACCCGCCTAGGCTCGGGGACCGTGCTGAGCAGACCGGTGGGCGCCAGCGGCCTGGAGGTGTCCCGGGTCGGGCTGGGCACGATGACGTGGGGCGAGGACACCTCGCCCGCGGAGGCGGCGGAGCAGCTGCGGGTCTTCGTCGACGCCGGCGGCACCCTCGTCGAGACCGCCGACGACTACGGCGGCGGCGCGGCCCAGCAGGTGCTCGGCGGGCTGCTGCGCCGGACGGTCCCCCGGGACGACCTCGTGATCGCCGGGCGGGGCAGCACGGCCGGCACGGCGGGGCCGGGCGGGCGGGCGTCCCGGGCCACGCTGCTGCGCTCGCTGGACACGACCCTGCGCCGGCTCGGCGTCGACCATCTCGACCTGTGGCAGTTCCCCGGCTGGGACCCGCACGTCCCGCTGGACGAGATGCTGTCCGCGGTGCAGGTGGCGGTCTACTCGGGCCGGGTCCGCTACACCGGGCTGGTCGCCCCGCAGGGCTGGCAGCTCGCCACGGTGGCCGGTGCCGCGGCGGGCGGGCCGGACCCGGCCGTGTGCCGGCCGGTGTCGACCCAGGTGGAGTACTCGCTGCTGGCGCGGGAGCCGGAGGCGGAGCTGCTGCCCGCGGCCCGGCACCACGGACTGGGGATCCTCGCGTGGGCCCCGCTGGGCCGCGGGGTGCTGACCGGCAAGTACACCGACGGCACCCCGGCCGACTCGCGCGGCGCGAGCACGCTGCTGGCCTCCTACGTCGAGGCCCGCCGCACCGAGCACTCCGCGCGGATCGTGCAGTCGGTGCTGACCGCGGCCGACGGGCTCGGGACGTCCCCGCTCGTCGTCGCCCTGACCTGGGTGCGCGACCGGACCGGGGTGGCGAGCGCCGTCGTCGGTGCGCGGGACGCGGCGCAGCTGCTGGCCTCGCTCGCGGCGGAGGACGTGACCCTGCCCGCCGAGATCCGGACCGCACTCGACGACGTGAGCGACCCCGTCCGGTGACGTGACGCGGCCCGCAGGCCCCGGGGATGCGGGACGTTCGTGGTGGCCGGGGACCGAGCTGCATGCCTATCGTGGTCACGCCAGCACCACCCGCCGTTCACCCGGCGGGCGGCGCCGTGACAGCGCGACCGGGAGGCACGGATGGCGGAGAGCGGACCGGAGGAGTCGGCAGCCGAAGGGAATCGGTACGCCGGGACTCGGGACGGCGAGGGCTGGATCGACGACCGGTACGAGTACCGCCCCGTGCGGATCGACGGCGACGTCCCCCGGTTGACGGCCGCGGTCCGGCTCGCCATCCAGGCCGAGTTCTCCGGCTGGGAGCTCTCCCGGCTGCGCCTCTACCCGGGCGGGGTGCGCAAGGTGGTCCTCCGGCGGAGGATCAGCCACGCGCACGGGCTCCTGCCCGAGCCGACGTTCTGAGCCTCAGCCGCCGTACGGCACCGTGATGATCTCCAGCAGGTGCCCGGACGGGTCCTCGAAGTAGATCCCGCGCCCGCCGTCGTTCGTGTTGACCTCGCCCGGACGGGACCGGCCCGGGTCCGCCCAGTACTGCTGGCCGCGGTCCCGGATCCGGCCGAACGCGGCGTCGAACTCCGCGTCGGAGACCAGGAACGCATAGTGCTGGGAGACGACGTCGGCGCCCGGGCCGGCGTCGAGGTAGTCGAGACTCACGCCGTTCGCGGTCTCGACGACTCGGAACGGGCCGAACGGCTGCGGCTCCGGCAGCGCGAGGACCGCGGCCAGGTACGCGGCACCGGCCCGCTTGTCGTGCGAGTGGACGATGGTGTGGTTCAGCTGTGCCATGCCGGAGAGCCTGCGACCTGAACCTCGGTCGAGGTCAAGGGGCCGTTCCCCGGCGGGTCCCGCTCAGTGGTCCTGCCAGCCGATCTCCGGCGGCTTCCCCGCGCCCTTCGGGCTCGGCACCCCGCGGAACCCGTACGGCGCAGGCTCCCGCCCCGGCTGCACGAACCAGCACTCCCCCGGCTCGCCCCGCTCGAGGATGTCCTCGATCCCGCCCGCGACGTCGTCCGCGGTCAGCATCGGGAACTCCCCGAACCGGTCGCGCACCCGCGCGATCAGCGGGGTGTCGGCGAAGCCGGGGCAGACCGCGTTCACCCGGATCCCCTCCGGCGCGAGCGTCGGCGCGGCGGACCGGACGTAGCCGACGACGGCGTGCTTCGTCGCCGTGTACAGCGCGTCGCCGGGCATCCCGACCAGCCCCGCCAGCGACGACGTCGCCACCACGTGCCCGCCGCCCGCCCGGCGCAGCGCCGGGACGGCCGCGGCCAGCCCGAACACGACGTGGTCGAGGTTGACCCCGAGGATGCGCCGGTAGTCGTCCAGGTCGAGGTCCTCGATGCCGGACTGGCCCGCGGTCACACCGGCGTTGAGGAGGACGACGTCGAGCCGGCCGAACCGGTCCTCCGCCGCGGCGACGGCGGCCGGCATCGCCCCGGGATCGGTGACATCCGCGCCGATCGCCAGACCGTCCGACCGGCCGGCGACGGCCGCGGCCGCGTCGGCGTCCCGGTCCACCACGACGATCCGTGCCCCCGCCGCCACCAGCCGGTCCACCGCCGCCGCGCCGATGCCCGACGCGCCGCCGGTGACCAGGGCGACCCTGCCCGAAAGATCCATGACGGCCACCCTGCCCCATGCGGACCACCCGCCGGAAGCGGCCCGGCCTCTCGTCCGGGCGGGAGCGTGCTGCGATCGTGCGGGGATGGAGGACCACGCGATCGCGGACGACGGCACCGCCCTGCACGT
Proteins encoded in this window:
- a CDS encoding NAD(P)/FAD-dependent oxidoreductase, with protein sequence MAGRLPGVESGVEQRTDVVVIGAGQAGLSAAAGLRRGGLEPGPGFVVLDGEDGPGGAWRHRWPTLRMRTVNGIHDVAGVRSGFDDPGADPDRPAREAVPGYFAAIERAWDLQVVRPVRVHAVRDADDVAGRDGELTVGTDAGTWTAPHLINATGTWTRPFVPSYPGAGTFRGTALHARDHTGPEAMAGKRVVVVGGGITAVQLLLEIAPYAASTTWVTRREPVWHEGPFDAGHGRAAVALVEERVRAGLPPRSVVGVTGLGLTPEVRAGIASGVLRRRPMFARITPDGVTWDDGTHEAADVLLWATGWRPATGHLALLRLRSPGGGIRLGEPLDTTVVADPRVHLVGYGPSASTIGADRAGRAAARAVLAGLRDRDSAAA
- a CDS encoding DUF2127 domain-containing protein, with translation MTRPAAEQARWTERLFRIALVVKGVDGAAELLAAVALLLVSGDWLHHVVARILARDLVGPPDGTLARHLVAGTDAFAGGDRTFAVVYLALHGAIKLALVGALLRKWQPAYPPAIVVLSLFVVYELVHAWHTGSLLLPFLAALDVAIIVLVLREYRLLSRERRE
- the gndA gene encoding NADP-dependent phosphogluconate dehydrogenase — translated: MAEKSRIGVTGLAVMGANLARNMARRGFGVAVHNRTTSKTTEFMKDYGHEGSFTGAESLQEFVDALETPRKIVVMVKAGKPVDAVIDELAPLLDSGDIIIDAGNSHFPDTDRRAAYCAERGLRFMGIGVSGGEEGALNGPSIMPGGPVEAYGEVSEILTAIAAEVDGTPCCTHVGPGGAGHYVKMVHNGIEYADIQLIAEAYDLLSHVGGLSAPEIGKIVEQWNTGDLESFLIEITGIVLAKTDEKTGTPLVDVITDQAEQKGTGRWTAIDALDLGVPLTGITEAVFARTLSALRDERKAASTTLAGPAQQRTANVDQLVEDVRQALYASKVVAYAQGFAQMRAASQANGWDLDLGAMARIWRGGCIIRAQFLNRITEAYETHPDLDNLLMVPYFTEAVGAAQDAWRRVVVTATENGVAIPAFSSSLSYYDGYRRERGPANLIQGLRDYFGAHTYERIDADGKFHTRWSQDGAEVRTD
- a CDS encoding alpha/beta fold hydrolase produces the protein MALPAPQRITVPGTTRPETTLSVHDTGGPGEVVVLLHGWPDRATLWEPQAEVLAAAGYRVVVPDLRGFGESDRPEGTEHYRMKALRADVLGVADALGIDRFALAGHDWGAVLGWTLTLASDRVTRYAAFSVGHPAAFATAGFGQKAMSWYMLWFQFPGVAEEVLPAHDWQFLRAWAQASFPEGHPLPAQQIADLSRPGALTASLEWYRANVDPATFVATEIPQVPPVRVPVLGVWSDGDMALTEGQMRRSSEFVEDFRFALVEGAGHWIPQEAPEEAGRLLLEFLRGR
- a CDS encoding sulfite exporter TauE/SafE family protein, whose protein sequence is MARSDAIGPPGAGGQADDSGAEGGRSGLVGTIGLVGGVVGGLIGGGSGVLFVPALDRFTRMSRARIHGTSTIANIGVCVAGAAAYAAGGGVLDLRAGVGLIIGGTVGGLVGPALLARASETLLRVLLIGILLLTAVKLTVDALALPLFDGALVPQELIDDPWFLYPVTTAVGLVIGAWAGAMGLGGGLLAVPAMVLLFGTDLHVAAGTSLLMFIPNSIVGTVVHLRQGTASGRWGRLLAVTAAPGTVAGAALGLSLDAVVLGLVFGTFATAMAVREIVQLLRTRA